The genomic stretch GGAAGCTGTATTACCTGAATATCCGGTTTTTAAAGAAGGGGTAAGACGTGCTCCCAAAAGAGAACTGACACTTAATGAAAGGGAAATTAAGCTAGCCATAAAAAATGCATTACGTTATGTACCAAATTCACTCCATGAGGCGCTGGCTCCTGAATTCTTAGAAGAGCTGAGAACGAGAGGCAGAATCTACGGTTACCGTTTTATGCCAAAGGAACGAATCTATGGTAAGCCTATGGATGAATATAAGGGGAGCTGCCTGGAAGGGAAGGCCTTTCAGGTGATGATTGACAATAATCTGAATCATGAGGTTGCACTTTATCCATATGAATTGGTTACCTATGGTGAGACGGGGCAGGTATGTCAGAATTGGATGCAATACCAGCTGATCAAAAAGTATCTGGAGGAGCTGACGGAGGAACAGACTCTGGTTGTTATGTCCGGTCATCCAATGGGAGTATTTCATTCTGCTAAAACCAGCCCAAGAGTAATCATAACCAACGGACTAATGGTCGGTATGCATGACAATCCTGCTGACTGGGGAAAAGCAGCCGCTATGGGAGTGAGCAACTACGGGCAGATGACAGCAGGTGGCTGGATGTACATAGGGCCTCAGGGAATTGTCCACGGTACCTATAATACCCTGTTAAATGCCGGACGAAAGGTTCTTGGAATCTCTGGTGAAGAAGATTTAAAAGGCCATCTGTTTATCACCTCCGGCCTTGGTGGTATGAGCGGCGCACAACCCAAGGCCATTGAAATAGCCGGCGGTGTAGGTATTATCGCAGAAGTGGATGAAACCAGGATAAATACACGCCTTGAACAGGGTTGGATATCCAGGGTAACTGGAAACCTGGAAGAAGCCTTTTCACTGGCAAAGGATTATCTTGAACGTAAACAAAGCATCTCCATAGCCTATCATGGTAATATTATCGATTTACTGGAATATGCCGTTAAAAAAGATATCCATATAGAATTACTTTCCGATCAGACGTCCTGTCATGTGCCATATGACGGTGGTTATTGCCCTCAGGGACTGACCTTTGAACAGCGGACAGAACTCTTACAGACAAACAAAGAACATTTCAAAGTACTGGTCGACCAGTCCCTGCAAAAGCACTTTCGTCTCATAAAAACCTTAACGGATAGAGGAACTTATTTCTTTGATTATGGAAATGCTTTTATGAAAGCCGTATTTGATGCCGGGGTAACAGAAATTACTAAAAACGGAAAGGATACCAGTGAAGGGTTTATCTTCCCCTCTTATGTTGAGGATATCATGGGTCCTATGTTATTTGATTACGGTTATGGCCCTTTCCGCTGGTGCTGCTTAAGCGGTAATCCAGAGGATTTGATCAGGACTGATGCAGCAGCAATGGAAATGATTGATCCTAATCGACGGGGCCAGGACAGGGATAATTATATCTGGATTCGAGATGCCAGAAAGAATAATCTGGTAGTCGGTACCCAATGCAGAATTCTGTATCAGGATGCTTTTGGCAGACGTGATATTGCTCTTAAATTCAATCAGATGGTAAGAGAGAACATAATTGGACCGGTTATGCTTGGAAGGGACCATCATGATACTGGCGGAACCGACTCACCTTACCGGGAGACCTCCAGTGTTTATGATGGAAGTAATATTACTGCTGATATGGCAATACAATGTTATGCCGGGAACGCAGCCAGAGGAATGAGCCTTGTTGCCCTTCATAACGGAGGTGGTGTAGGTATCGGGAAATCCATAAACGGAGGTTTTGGATTGCTGTTAGACGGCAGTGAAAGAGTGGATGAGATCATACGGGCGGCTATTCCCTGGGATACCATGATAGGAGTAGCCAGAAGGAGCTGGGGAAGATGTGAGAATTCCATGGAAACCGTAGCAGAATACAATGAAGTCATGCAGGGAAAGGATCATATAACGCTTCCTTACCTTGCAGATGATAAACTAATTGATAAACTGCTTGCCGACAGCAGGAGCTTAAATTAAGAAGTGTGAGAGGTAATCATGAATTATATCATTCGAAATGCTGCTGAACTGGTAACCTGCGCCGGAGGTGTCAAGGCGGGCAAGGAAATGAAAAATATCGGAATTATCAAAAATGGCGCAGTCATCATAGAAAACGGGTTAATTACGGCTGTTGGAACGACGGAAGAGCTGGATAGAAGAGCTACAGCAGAGTATACCGTAATTGATGCCTGCGGGAAAGCTGTCCTGCCTGGCTTTGTAGACTCACATACCCATTTTATCTTTGGAGGGTATCGTGCAGAAGAATTCTCCTGGAGACTTGGTGGTGAAAGCTACATGGAAATCATGAAAAAAGGCGGAGGAATTATAGCGTCTGTTACTTCCACCAGAGAAGCCGGACGAGAGGAATTACTGCAGGCAGGAAAGAAAAGGCTTGATAAGATGATGGAAATGGGAATTACAACTGTGGAAGGAAAAAGCGGTTACGGTCTGGATAAAGCAACGGAAATACAACAGCTTCAGGTAATGAAGGAATTAAACCGTATTCACCCCATGGACGTTGTAGCTACTTTTCTTGGACCGCACAGCGTACCCACAGAATATAAAGGCCAGGAAATGAAATTTCTTGATTATATGCTGCAGCAAGTTATGCCGATTGTAAAAGAGTCAGAGCTTGCCCGGTTTGCGGATATTTTCTGTGAGAATAATGTCTTTTCAGCAGAACAGTCCGCGTATTATCTGAAATCAGCAAAGGCTATGGGATTTGAGCTTAAAATACATGCAGATGAAATGTCTGATCTTGGCGGAGCTGCACTGGCAGCCAGAATGAACTGTATCTCTGCAGATCACCTGCTGAAAGCCTCAGAAGAGGGCATACAGAGGCTCTCCGAACAGGGAGTAATTACAACATTACTGCCGGCTACTGCCTTTTGCCTCAAGGAGGATTATGCCAGAGCAAGAGAAATGATAAATGCAGGATGCGCGGTGGCCCTGGCCTCAGACTTTAACCCAGGCAGTTGTTTTACCTACTCTATCCCCTTATTGATTTCTCTTGCTTGTATCTATATGAACATGACCATTGAAGAAACCATTACCGCTTTGACCATTAACGGAGCCGCAGCACTTGGTCTCCAGGAGACGACAGGAAGTCTCGAAACAGGTAAGAAAGCAGACATTATTATGCTAGAATATCCGTCCATACATTTTCTTCCCTAT from Anaerocolumna sp. AGMB13020 encodes the following:
- a CDS encoding urocanate hydratase — its product is MENKKVMDAMRIKLEAVLPEYPVFKEGVRRAPKRELTLNEREIKLAIKNALRYVPNSLHEALAPEFLEELRTRGRIYGYRFMPKERIYGKPMDEYKGSCLEGKAFQVMIDNNLNHEVALYPYELVTYGETGQVCQNWMQYQLIKKYLEELTEEQTLVVMSGHPMGVFHSAKTSPRVIITNGLMVGMHDNPADWGKAAAMGVSNYGQMTAGGWMYIGPQGIVHGTYNTLLNAGRKVLGISGEEDLKGHLFITSGLGGMSGAQPKAIEIAGGVGIIAEVDETRINTRLEQGWISRVTGNLEEAFSLAKDYLERKQSISIAYHGNIIDLLEYAVKKDIHIELLSDQTSCHVPYDGGYCPQGLTFEQRTELLQTNKEHFKVLVDQSLQKHFRLIKTLTDRGTYFFDYGNAFMKAVFDAGVTEITKNGKDTSEGFIFPSYVEDIMGPMLFDYGYGPFRWCCLSGNPEDLIRTDAAAMEMIDPNRRGQDRDNYIWIRDARKNNLVVGTQCRILYQDAFGRRDIALKFNQMVRENIIGPVMLGRDHHDTGGTDSPYRETSSVYDGSNITADMAIQCYAGNAARGMSLVALHNGGGVGIGKSINGGFGLLLDGSERVDEIIRAAIPWDTMIGVARRSWGRCENSMETVAEYNEVMQGKDHITLPYLADDKLIDKLLADSRSLN
- the hutI gene encoding imidazolonepropionase, which codes for MNYIIRNAAELVTCAGGVKAGKEMKNIGIIKNGAVIIENGLITAVGTTEELDRRATAEYTVIDACGKAVLPGFVDSHTHFIFGGYRAEEFSWRLGGESYMEIMKKGGGIIASVTSTREAGREELLQAGKKRLDKMMEMGITTVEGKSGYGLDKATEIQQLQVMKELNRIHPMDVVATFLGPHSVPTEYKGQEMKFLDYMLQQVMPIVKESELARFADIFCENNVFSAEQSAYYLKSAKAMGFELKIHADEMSDLGGAALAARMNCISADHLLKASEEGIQRLSEQGVITTLLPATAFCLKEDYARAREMINAGCAVALASDFNPGSCFTYSIPLLISLACIYMNMTIEETITALTINGAAALGLQETTGSLETGKKADIIMLEYPSIHFLPYHTGINLVEMVMKDGKIIRRHQTS